The Raoultibacter phocaeensis genome includes a window with the following:
- a CDS encoding TatD family hydrolase — MPRVRIAAGCHPHNAKHYDDALEAELYRLLADPRTCAVGEVGLDYHYDFSPRADQIAVFRRQIALAHETRLPLVLHLREAHEEAYRIMTEEGFPEGGVLLHCFNLDWDTLAPWLDKGCYAAFGGSLTFKKSDDTREAARRMPLGRILTETDAPYMTPEPMRGMECGPDHVIFTAERLAEVRGCETGPAKLEFLADIYRNALDLLNREPTAWQLEHGGAAQVAAGPSGPWGTSQ, encoded by the coding sequence GTGCCACGGGTTCGCATCGCAGCTGGCTGCCATCCCCATAACGCCAAGCACTACGACGACGCACTCGAGGCCGAGCTGTATCGGCTTTTGGCCGATCCGCGTACGTGCGCAGTCGGCGAGGTGGGGCTCGACTACCACTACGACTTCTCGCCTCGCGCAGATCAGATTGCGGTGTTCCGCCGCCAAATCGCTCTTGCCCACGAGACGAGACTGCCCCTCGTCCTCCATCTGCGCGAAGCGCACGAGGAGGCGTACCGCATCATGACCGAGGAGGGCTTTCCCGAAGGCGGTGTGCTGCTGCATTGCTTCAACCTTGATTGGGATACGCTTGCGCCGTGGCTCGACAAGGGCTGCTACGCCGCGTTCGGCGGCTCGCTTACGTTCAAAAAGAGCGACGACACGCGTGAGGCTGCACGGCGCATGCCTCTCGGTCGCATTCTCACCGAAACGGACGCGCCGTACATGACGCCCGAGCCTATGCGCGGCATGGAGTGCGGTCCCGATCATGTGATATTCACCGCCGAGCGCTTGGCAGAGGTTCGCGGATGCGAAACGGGGCCTGCGAAGCTCGAGTTTCTCGCGGATATCTACCGCAACGCGCTCGATCTTCTGAACCGCGAGCCGACCGCATGGCAGCTCGAGCACGGCGGCGCTGCACAGGTGGCTGCCGGGCCGAGCGGACCCTGGGGTACGTCCCAATGA
- a CDS encoding nitrate ABC transporter substrate-binding protein — protein MTETIQQGDVSASAERCGNPGEQSGPSGDRQHEEPVFFDTLFRQKRKHGEYRVIDPPALNAPVADTHAHLQLLADPALALARAGIRDVRFVCTIVDVHEDGLTTYDQLNDWRFQGALNIARLVTRRC, from the coding sequence GTGACTGAAACGATACAGCAAGGCGACGTGTCTGCGTCCGCCGAACGGTGTGGGAACCCGGGCGAACAATCCGGGCCATCCGGCGATCGGCAGCATGAAGAACCGGTTTTCTTCGACACGCTGTTTCGCCAGAAGCGCAAGCACGGCGAATACCGCGTGATCGATCCGCCTGCACTGAATGCTCCTGTGGCCGATACCCACGCTCACCTGCAGCTTCTCGCCGATCCGGCGCTCGCGCTTGCGCGGGCGGGCATCCGCGACGTGCGATTCGTCTGCACGATCGTCGACGTGCACGAAGACGGTTTGACCACCTACGATCAGCTGAACGATTGGCGGTTCCAGGGTGCGCTCAACATCGCGCGTCTCGTCACGCGCCGCTGTTGA
- the metG gene encoding methionine--tRNA ligase, translating into MAKGTYSFTTPIYYVNAAPHLGTAYTTVAADTVARYQRMNGYDVAFVTGLDEHGQKVAEVAEGHGMTPLAWCDSMEPKFRDAWDMLDITYTDFVRTTEPRHARTVQKFWTDLYEKGYLYKGAYEGWYCVHEETYYTEGELEKDEEGVFVCPDCKRPVRKASGEENWFFKLSEFEDKLLAFYDENPDFIRPETRRNEIVSFVRSGLKDLSISRSTFDWGVPLPFDEGHVAYVWADALLAYITGIGYADPERAGEFEERWPMQYHFVGKDIIRFHCVIWPAMLMAAELPITHTVFGHGFLLTKGEKMSKSKGNALLPEDLVKVFGVDAYRYYFMSDVQFGHDGSISVERMVQVYNADLANTWGNLCSRVFNMTKKYFDSLVPNPPAAAATNPLRAISDELYAEYDRCMGLVNFSGAAAAVQKLAGRVNLYVEESAPWNLAKSEETADELAAVIYNALEAIRIIALYMAPFMPNTSAEVFKRLSLGAVTEVDDIEAATAWGQLPAGNAVETGDPLFPRLDVEAIDFGVE; encoded by the coding sequence ATGGCAAAAGGAACCTATTCGTTTACCACGCCCATTTACTACGTGAACGCAGCACCCCACTTGGGGACGGCCTACACAACCGTCGCCGCCGACACCGTGGCCCGCTATCAGCGTATGAACGGCTACGATGTCGCATTCGTGACCGGTCTCGACGAGCACGGGCAGAAGGTTGCCGAAGTGGCCGAGGGCCATGGCATGACGCCGTTAGCGTGGTGCGACTCCATGGAACCGAAGTTTCGCGATGCATGGGATATGCTCGACATCACCTACACCGATTTCGTGCGCACGACCGAGCCGCGACACGCGCGTACCGTGCAGAAGTTCTGGACCGACCTCTACGAAAAGGGCTACCTGTACAAGGGCGCTTACGAAGGCTGGTACTGCGTACACGAGGAAACGTACTATACGGAAGGCGAACTCGAAAAGGATGAGGAAGGCGTGTTCGTATGCCCCGATTGCAAGCGCCCTGTTCGCAAAGCCTCGGGGGAGGAGAACTGGTTTTTCAAGCTTTCCGAGTTCGAGGATAAGCTGCTTGCGTTCTACGACGAGAACCCCGATTTCATCCGCCCCGAAACGCGCAGGAACGAGATCGTCTCGTTCGTGAGAAGCGGGCTGAAGGATCTTTCCATCTCGCGCTCCACGTTTGATTGGGGTGTGCCGCTGCCCTTTGACGAGGGGCACGTGGCCTACGTGTGGGCCGATGCGCTTCTGGCATACATCACAGGCATCGGATACGCCGATCCCGAGCGCGCGGGCGAATTCGAAGAGCGCTGGCCCATGCAGTACCATTTCGTCGGCAAAGACATCATCCGCTTCCATTGCGTGATCTGGCCCGCCATGCTCATGGCGGCGGAGCTGCCCATCACCCATACCGTATTCGGTCACGGTTTCCTGTTGACCAAGGGTGAGAAGATGTCCAAATCGAAGGGCAATGCGCTTTTGCCTGAAGACCTTGTCAAGGTGTTCGGGGTGGATGCGTATCGCTATTACTTCATGAGCGACGTGCAGTTCGGCCATGACGGCTCGATTTCGGTGGAGCGCATGGTACAGGTGTACAACGCGGACTTGGCGAACACCTGGGGCAACCTCTGCTCGCGCGTGTTCAACATGACGAAGAAGTATTTCGATTCGCTGGTGCCGAATCCGCCTGCTGCGGCAGCGACTAATCCCTTGCGCGCGATATCCGACGAGCTGTACGCCGAATACGATCGCTGTATGGGGCTCGTCAACTTTTCGGGTGCGGCGGCTGCGGTGCAGAAGCTCGCGGGCCGCGTGAACCTGTATGTGGAAGAATCCGCACCGTGGAACCTTGCGAAATCGGAAGAAACCGCAGACGAGCTTGCCGCCGTGATCTACAACGCGCTTGAAGCCATCCGCATCATCGCCTTGTACATGGCGCCGTTCATGCCGAACACTTCCGCCGAAGTGTTCAAACGCCTCTCGCTCGGCGCAGTTACCGAGGTGGACGATATCGAGGCTGCGACCGCGTGGGGCCAGCTGCCTGCGGGCAACGCCGTGGAAACGGGTGACCCGTTGTTTCCGCGCCTCGATGTTGAAGCGATCGACTTCGGGGTGGAATAG
- a CDS encoding nitrate/nitrite transporter, which yields MIKKAQLPLQTLDLIAGFTVWVILSSLLPFIKHDIFIPDDMLALVTAVPVILGSVLRIPFGYYANLLGARTVFLASFIVLLFPVYFLSVATTYVDLLIGGVFLGFGGAIFSVGVTSLPKYYPKERHGFVNGVYGFGNMGTAITTYAAPVLAVQFGWQMAIKFYLGLLLVMIALNFFLGDRHEPKVKTPIVQQIKAVWKDEKLWLFSLFYFVTFGAFVAFTVFLPNFLVSDFGVDGVTAGIFTSLFIVTAAVVRVLGGWLSDHLDCWKLLAGVFVAMIAGALVLATVPGLELFMAGVYVISIACGIGNGVVFKLVPTYFVAQAGPVNGVVSMMGGLGGFFPPLVLSAFLGATGSYAPGFIAFACSILACLVAVVWLGRTESRKQRGAAGM from the coding sequence GTGATCAAGAAAGCGCAGTTGCCGCTTCAGACGTTAGATCTGATCGCGGGTTTCACCGTATGGGTAATCCTGTCGTCGCTTCTACCGTTCATCAAGCATGATATCTTCATCCCCGACGACATGCTCGCTCTCGTGACCGCCGTGCCCGTGATCTTGGGCTCGGTGCTGCGTATCCCGTTCGGGTACTACGCGAACCTTCTCGGCGCGCGCACGGTGTTTCTCGCGAGCTTCATCGTGCTTTTGTTTCCCGTGTACTTCCTGAGCGTTGCGACCACGTACGTCGATCTTCTCATCGGCGGCGTATTCCTCGGGTTCGGCGGCGCGATCTTCTCGGTCGGGGTTACTTCGCTGCCGAAGTACTATCCGAAAGAACGTCACGGCTTCGTGAACGGCGTGTACGGCTTCGGCAACATGGGTACCGCCATTACCACGTACGCCGCACCGGTACTCGCCGTGCAGTTCGGATGGCAGATGGCCATCAAGTTCTATCTTGGCTTGCTGCTCGTGATGATAGCGCTCAACTTCTTTTTGGGCGATAGGCACGAACCCAAGGTCAAAACGCCCATCGTCCAGCAGATCAAAGCAGTGTGGAAAGACGAGAAGCTGTGGCTCTTCTCGCTCTTCTATTTCGTCACCTTTGGGGCGTTTGTGGCGTTTACCGTGTTCCTGCCGAACTTCCTCGTCAGCGATTTCGGGGTCGATGGCGTAACGGCGGGTATCTTCACCTCGCTTTTCATCGTCACGGCGGCGGTCGTGCGCGTGCTTGGCGGCTGGCTATCCGATCACCTCGATTGCTGGAAGCTCTTAGCGGGCGTGTTCGTGGCTATGATCGCCGGTGCCCTCGTTCTGGCTACGGTACCCGGCCTCGAACTCTTCATGGCGGGCGTGTACGTGATCAGCATCGCGTGCGGCATCGGCAACGGTGTCGTGTTCAAGCTCGTTCCCACCTACTTTGTCGCTCAGGCCGGCCCCGTAAACGGCGTCGTGTCGATGATGGGCGGCCTCGGAGGGTTCTTCCCACCGCTCGTGCTCTCCGCGTTTCTCGGAGCAACCGGGTCCTACGCCCCCGGGTTCATTGCGTTCGCCTGCTCGATCCTTGCGTGCTTAGTTGCCGTGGTGTGGCTCGGCCGAACCGAATCGCGTAAACAGCGTGGTGCTGCCGGGATGTAG
- a CDS encoding LysR family transcriptional regulator has translation MRLETLHEFVIVAKHLNITKAAQELYISQPSLSARMSALEKELGYPLLDRTRQKLSLTPAGSVLLDYAQRIIGLYAEALAESEAAAKNRPTIKAATLAPDSPFYAALPNRESHPYTFVDLDLNTTATDALRKGLVDVAIDSDYSCIEELREESETLGITYRRLGTDRCFLAMMASHPLAHRDQLSRHDLEGQTIVINSGSHFDRWSKMVQTMIGPDIKVGFRMNTLESTSNLAFVDLGSSIYICGGGSSRAYLDQRSDVVILDKFGTCDLAYPIALVCRTADAENETSPVKEFVDEFLNRALDAC, from the coding sequence ATGAGGCTCGAAACACTTCACGAGTTCGTTATCGTTGCGAAGCACCTGAACATCACCAAGGCTGCCCAGGAGCTCTACATCTCCCAGCCATCGCTGAGCGCGCGCATGAGCGCATTGGAAAAGGAACTCGGCTACCCGCTGCTCGACCGGACGAGGCAGAAGCTCTCGCTCACCCCCGCCGGCTCTGTGCTGCTCGACTACGCTCAACGCATTATCGGATTGTACGCCGAGGCGCTGGCGGAAAGCGAAGCCGCGGCAAAAAACAGACCGACGATTAAAGCGGCCACCCTTGCTCCCGATTCCCCGTTCTACGCTGCGTTGCCGAACCGCGAATCGCACCCGTACACGTTCGTCGACCTTGATCTCAATACGACGGCGACCGACGCATTGCGCAAGGGGCTTGTCGACGTCGCCATCGATTCGGATTATTCGTGCATCGAAGAACTGCGCGAAGAGAGCGAGACTCTCGGCATAACCTACCGCCGGCTCGGCACCGACCGATGCTTTCTCGCCATGATGGCAAGCCATCCGCTTGCCCATCGCGATCAGTTGAGCCGCCACGATCTCGAAGGCCAAACCATCGTCATCAACAGCGGTAGCCACTTCGACCGCTGGAGCAAGATGGTGCAAACAATGATCGGTCCCGATATCAAGGTCGGCTTCCGCATGAACACGCTCGAAAGCACGAGCAACCTCGCGTTCGTGGATCTCGGGTCCTCGATCTACATTTGCGGAGGAGGCTCGTCGCGCGCCTATCTGGATCAGCGAAGCGACGTCGTGATTCTCGATAAGTTTGGAACATGCGACCTTGCCTATCCGATTGCGCTCGTATGCAGAACTGCCGATGCGGAGAACGAGACGAGCCCGGTGAAGGAGTTCGTCGACGAATTCCTCAACCGGGCTCTCGATGCCTGTTAG
- a CDS encoding FAD-binding protein, whose amino-acid sequence MSNETASHNHAQTKGISRRDALKGAAVAGIGMLGATALAACSPAETGASTSTSTDSTTWDKEVSVLVAGTGTAIHAAIAAAELGAESVLVVEKDKAMFGGTSATSGGGYALAMLEFNEAEGISDTRDQVLEYMKLVGDSRMDENVQAAFVDNANDFCRFVLDTHGWSKWGHINKAFGDYYELYQGSLPDAFGRGSWYPFDANGEYLAAPAQWTTYQEYVKGSDAIELAMGTSIESLVTDAEGAVIGARLSDGTSVKANAVILGTGGFEHNEDMRRFFLPFPYYRSNGSMNNTGDGHRLGAKVGAQLAYMDTTFGNPYFDTQKEWEPGAFRYDNAGSDAFAPRGFPHSVIVNRKGKRFCDESTMYDTMNRAFGVYDTGTMEYVNIPGFWICDATYAQTFLLPGYSTPAELPEFVFAFDSLEELAEGMGIDKEGLTAELAAFNENAARGEDPLWHRGEKAASANTLAMMSGLMSLPDAEIPETVLGTMQDPPFYCCRYVPGMMGGTRGGLHINENAQVLDVDGSPIAGLYAVGNCSSGVAGYWAGGSTLGQGGVMGYVAAKHITGA is encoded by the coding sequence ATGAGTAACGAAACCGCATCGCACAACCATGCACAGACCAAGGGAATCAGCAGGCGCGACGCGCTCAAAGGCGCGGCCGTCGCTGGCATCGGCATGCTGGGTGCAACCGCGCTTGCCGCCTGCTCGCCCGCAGAAACCGGCGCAAGCACATCGACTTCGACCGATTCGACGACCTGGGACAAAGAGGTCTCTGTTCTCGTAGCGGGAACGGGTACGGCAATCCATGCGGCCATCGCCGCCGCCGAACTCGGCGCGGAATCGGTGCTTGTAGTTGAGAAGGACAAGGCGATGTTCGGCGGCACCTCGGCCACGTCGGGCGGAGGCTACGCGCTCGCGATGCTCGAGTTCAACGAAGCCGAAGGTATTTCCGATACCCGCGATCAGGTGCTCGAATACATGAAGCTCGTCGGCGATTCGCGCATGGACGAGAACGTGCAGGCGGCCTTCGTGGATAACGCGAACGATTTCTGCCGCTTCGTCCTCGATACGCACGGTTGGTCGAAGTGGGGCCACATCAACAAGGCGTTCGGCGATTACTACGAACTGTATCAGGGTTCGCTTCCCGATGCGTTTGGCCGTGGAAGCTGGTACCCCTTCGATGCGAACGGCGAATATCTGGCCGCGCCGGCCCAGTGGACTACATACCAAGAGTACGTGAAGGGCAGCGATGCGATCGAGCTCGCTATGGGCACCTCGATCGAATCGCTCGTTACTGATGCGGAGGGAGCCGTGATCGGCGCAAGGCTTTCCGACGGCACGAGCGTCAAGGCAAACGCCGTCATTTTGGGTACGGGCGGGTTCGAGCACAACGAGGATATGCGCCGCTTCTTCCTGCCCTTCCCGTACTACCGTTCGAATGGCTCGATGAACAACACAGGCGACGGGCATCGGCTCGGTGCCAAGGTGGGCGCACAGCTCGCCTACATGGATACGACGTTCGGCAACCCGTACTTCGATACCCAAAAAGAGTGGGAGCCCGGTGCGTTTCGCTACGACAACGCGGGAAGCGACGCCTTTGCGCCCCGCGGGTTCCCGCACAGCGTCATCGTGAATCGCAAGGGCAAGCGCTTCTGCGACGAATCGACGATGTACGATACGATGAATCGCGCGTTCGGCGTGTACGATACAGGCACGATGGAGTACGTCAACATACCCGGCTTCTGGATCTGCGATGCGACGTATGCGCAAACGTTCCTTCTACCCGGTTATTCGACACCGGCTGAGCTTCCTGAGTTCGTGTTCGCGTTCGACTCGCTTGAAGAGTTGGCCGAGGGCATGGGCATCGACAAGGAAGGTCTGACCGCTGAACTGGCTGCCTTCAATGAAAACGCGGCTCGCGGCGAAGACCCGCTGTGGCATCGCGGAGAGAAGGCTGCGAGCGCGAACACGCTTGCCATGATGAGCGGGCTCATGTCGCTTCCCGATGCCGAGATTCCTGAAACCGTGCTCGGCACGATGCAGGATCCCCCGTTCTACTGCTGCCGTTACGTCCCGGGTATGATGGGTGGTACGCGCGGCGGCCTGCACATCAACGAGAACGCGCAGGTGCTCGACGTCGACGGTAGTCCGATTGCGGGATTGTACGCGGTCGGCAACTGCTCGTCGGGCGTTGCGGGCTACTGGGCGGGCGGCTCGACGCTCGGCCAGGGTGGGGTTATGGGGTATGTGGCGGCTAAGCACATCACGGGGGCATAG
- a CDS encoding coiled-coil domain-containing protein, whose translation MATLHNNRTVPTFDARKAIACLAAFVLAFSLALPSLSPASAQAETNPIIAEPDELQQKIEQTAAEYDEAVANLEAVEQQIEDTHARIDELNANLPAQQEKSGDALKALYNLQQEGFSLMDMLLGAGTIEDFLTTYEYIDRIHTKNVNEINRLTSMKQELEDTEKDLEDKKQEAETEKIRAEDALKSAQAAREEAQRKAEEAAAAEQKAAEEAAKVAEAAEAEKKAAEETEQKLDEPSSSGSVTQEPESPSENVDWSTDKQAFVNEWTPRIDAYLSGSPLAGQGKTFAEAAWNYGVDPRWSPAISLTESSKGAACAYPHNAWGWGTISWSSWEEAINAHVRGLARGYGYTITVDAAKKYCPPNWEHWYNTTLAQMEMI comes from the coding sequence ATGGCTACACTACACAACAACCGCACCGTGCCAACGTTCGACGCCCGCAAGGCTATCGCATGCCTCGCTGCGTTCGTCCTTGCGTTTTCCCTTGCACTTCCGTCGCTCAGCCCTGCTTCCGCACAGGCCGAAACGAATCCCATCATTGCCGAACCCGACGAGCTCCAACAGAAAATCGAGCAAACGGCTGCTGAGTACGACGAGGCGGTCGCCAACCTGGAAGCCGTGGAACAGCAGATCGAAGACACCCATGCGCGTATCGACGAGTTGAACGCAAACCTTCCCGCACAGCAGGAAAAGAGCGGCGATGCCCTGAAAGCGCTCTACAACCTGCAACAAGAGGGATTCTCGCTTATGGATATGCTGCTCGGTGCGGGGACGATCGAGGATTTCCTTACCACCTACGAGTACATCGACCGCATCCATACCAAGAACGTGAACGAGATCAATCGGCTCACGAGTATGAAACAAGAGCTCGAAGACACCGAGAAGGATCTCGAAGACAAGAAGCAGGAAGCCGAAACCGAGAAGATCCGCGCCGAAGACGCGCTTAAGAGCGCTCAAGCGGCACGCGAAGAAGCGCAGAGAAAAGCCGAAGAAGCCGCAGCTGCCGAGCAGAAAGCCGCTGAAGAGGCGGCCAAGGTGGCAGAAGCTGCGGAGGCCGAGAAGAAGGCAGCGGAAGAAACCGAGCAGAAGCTCGATGAACCGAGCAGCTCGGGCTCGGTCACGCAGGAACCCGAAAGCCCGAGCGAAAACGTCGATTGGTCGACCGACAAGCAGGCGTTCGTCAACGAATGGACGCCGCGCATCGACGCCTACCTTTCCGGTTCACCTCTGGCGGGCCAGGGCAAAACGTTCGCCGAAGCCGCATGGAACTACGGCGTAGACCCCCGCTGGTCGCCTGCCATCTCGCTGACCGAAAGCTCCAAAGGCGCTGCATGCGCCTATCCCCACAACGCTTGGGGCTGGGGCACTATAAGCTGGTCGAGCTGGGAAGAAGCCATCAATGCCCACGTTCGCGGACTCGCACGAGGCTACGGCTACACGATAACGGTCGACGCTGCGAAGAAGTACTGCCCACCCAATTGGGAGCATTGGTACAACACCACGCTCGCCCAGATGGAAATGATTTAG
- a CDS encoding response regulator transcription factor — protein MKRIGALPLLNSRYVLTMIGFGLYWSWVDCALFMPILYEPIAQGAVQLSVLHLTVMAVAVAVSALASLAKKNVPLLSKRTIVLFSLLCFFGSGCIVLASVHYSEFAIAMAALTCGLGMGIGALSWGYLISSYRVEGASICIPGTFVAAVLFGFVVTLMIPAAARMIVVLLPIASGLLLVLTLRIGKSERIAAFDAEDEKAENDSESVAILGEVPLRFLVILFLFCAAFGIMQYLLVLPHDGADSIVGSNIAVRGLISLVVLVGFGIFSWKPDISYRIGLLLITAGFLAAPFTKSISFSSVVVMAGYTCFDMMGWIVVAALVARHCMDATRIIAIARVAALGGVLVGGVVGSLLVPWAWSDDANMAITMTAVAYLLVAAAVLLLYGGSSSVWGLMKKESVTIDVVQQATDESVRSLAARYRLTPRETELLGLFVSGRSIPWIATKLGVSEGTIRSHTRHIYEKTNVHSRQELIDFAQKEIRERVDRES, from the coding sequence ATGAAACGTATCGGTGCTTTGCCGCTGCTTAATTCGAGGTACGTGCTGACCATGATCGGTTTCGGTCTGTATTGGTCGTGGGTCGATTGCGCTCTGTTCATGCCGATACTATACGAGCCGATCGCACAGGGTGCTGTTCAGCTTTCGGTCCTTCATTTGACAGTGATGGCGGTTGCGGTTGCCGTATCGGCGCTCGCTTCATTGGCAAAGAAAAACGTTCCGCTTTTGTCGAAACGAACGATCGTTTTATTTTCGCTGCTCTGTTTTTTCGGGAGCGGGTGTATCGTGCTAGCGAGCGTGCACTACTCCGAATTCGCGATAGCGATGGCCGCACTAACATGCGGATTAGGCATGGGAATCGGTGCGCTCTCCTGGGGATATCTTATATCGTCGTATCGCGTAGAGGGCGCAAGCATCTGTATACCGGGAACGTTCGTCGCAGCAGTATTGTTTGGGTTCGTCGTCACGCTGATGATCCCCGCTGCCGCTCGTATGATCGTCGTGCTTCTTCCGATTGCGTCGGGGTTGCTCTTGGTGTTGACGTTGCGCATCGGGAAGAGCGAGCGGATTGCCGCTTTTGACGCCGAGGACGAAAAGGCTGAAAACGATTCCGAGAGCGTCGCGATTCTGGGCGAGGTACCATTGCGCTTCCTCGTAATCCTATTCCTGTTTTGCGCAGCGTTTGGCATCATGCAATATCTTCTTGTTCTCCCCCATGACGGGGCGGACTCGATTGTGGGATCGAACATTGCGGTCCGAGGACTCATATCGCTTGTAGTACTCGTCGGGTTTGGCATATTCTCGTGGAAACCCGATATATCCTACAGAATTGGGCTGCTTCTTATCACAGCAGGATTCCTTGCCGCCCCGTTTACGAAGAGCATTTCTTTTTCGAGCGTTGTTGTTATGGCGGGGTACACGTGCTTCGACATGATGGGCTGGATTGTCGTTGCGGCGCTAGTCGCCCGGCATTGCATGGATGCGACGCGTATTATTGCGATTGCACGCGTTGCGGCTTTAGGTGGCGTGCTCGTTGGGGGAGTCGTTGGTTCGCTATTGGTCCCCTGGGCATGGTCAGATGACGCCAATATGGCAATAACGATGACCGCTGTCGCGTATCTTCTGGTAGCCGCTGCGGTTTTGCTGCTGTATGGGGGCTCTTCAAGCGTGTGGGGACTCATGAAGAAAGAGTCGGTGACGATCGATGTGGTCCAGCAAGCAACAGATGAGTCGGTTCGCAGCCTTGCCGCTCGGTATCGCCTTACGCCGCGGGAAACGGAGTTGCTTGGCTTGTTTGTTTCGGGAAGATCGATTCCCTGGATTGCCACAAAGCTCGGTGTGTCCGAAGGCACGATCAGATCGCATACGCGTCATATATACGAGAAAACGAATGTGCATTCTCGTCAGGAACTGATCGATTTCGCGCAGAAGGAAATCAGAGAGCGTGTCGATCGGGAAAGCTAG
- a CDS encoding FAD-dependent oxidoreductase: MANQLNMDRRHFLAGVAGATALGVAGCFVGCSPAAEGKSDADGADQTAAPSNENAPAGKKDWLGIPPEVADVSKTVDAEVVIVGAGVAGLAAGLAAIENGVKPIILEKGQTSRSGGGVHGAVNTKLQAESGITFTVEDIDKFIKAEMKNSGMNADESLLRVWAAESGAVLDKIVELTAADGVESRINTLPLPDYDQEEQEYFTEGAYPVGHAVGPGDANGPAIDALTKKIQSEGGEFYYSTPGVALIQDEAGNVTGVYGQQNNQYIRFNASKGVIVTTGEYGNNPDMVDEFVPQVAGLGLNCFYAPPVNTGDGHKMMVWAGAEMQRPPHAPMTACTFLVPQPVPFLLVNKRGERFQNEASSNFIAFNSVGHQPDMTAFQVFDSRWADVCNELKVMTWENTFLPDAEKKAAIEEASLKADTLEELAALMGIDPAAFAETVARRNALADSGHDDDFGLPLDRLVATKITDPPFFANQNVLIGYGVCLGGVWVNKNMQVLKKDGSPIDGLYAAGNTVGRRFGTSYFQELCGLSNGMADAHGYVAGRSAATRA, from the coding sequence ATGGCAAATCAGCTGAATATGGATCGACGGCATTTTCTTGCAGGTGTGGCGGGTGCAACGGCTTTGGGTGTCGCGGGATGCTTCGTCGGGTGCTCTCCTGCGGCCGAAGGAAAATCGGATGCGGATGGTGCGGATCAGACGGCGGCTCCATCGAACGAAAACGCGCCAGCGGGCAAGAAGGACTGGCTCGGCATTCCGCCGGAGGTAGCCGACGTAAGTAAAACCGTCGATGCCGAGGTCGTCATCGTCGGTGCCGGGGTTGCGGGGCTTGCGGCTGGACTTGCTGCCATTGAGAACGGCGTGAAGCCGATTATTCTCGAGAAGGGCCAGACGTCTCGTTCGGGCGGCGGAGTCCATGGTGCAGTCAATACGAAGCTTCAAGCAGAGAGCGGTATAACGTTCACGGTTGAAGATATCGACAAATTCATCAAGGCCGAGATGAAAAATTCCGGCATGAACGCCGACGAATCGCTTTTGCGTGTCTGGGCCGCTGAAAGCGGAGCTGTCCTTGACAAGATTGTCGAGCTGACGGCGGCAGATGGAGTTGAAAGTCGTATCAACACGCTTCCTCTTCCCGATTACGATCAAGAAGAGCAGGAATACTTCACCGAAGGAGCTTATCCCGTCGGCCATGCAGTCGGTCCTGGTGATGCAAATGGACCAGCTATCGATGCGCTTACGAAAAAAATCCAAAGCGAGGGCGGAGAGTTCTACTATTCGACTCCTGGCGTTGCTCTTATCCAGGATGAAGCTGGCAATGTTACGGGGGTTTACGGTCAGCAGAACAACCAATACATTCGGTTCAATGCGAGTAAAGGCGTAATCGTTACAACGGGAGAGTACGGAAACAACCCCGACATGGTCGACGAATTCGTACCGCAGGTTGCGGGGCTTGGCCTCAACTGCTTCTATGCACCCCCCGTTAATACGGGAGACGGCCATAAAATGATGGTTTGGGCGGGTGCCGAGATGCAGCGCCCTCCCCATGCGCCGATGACTGCGTGTACGTTCCTCGTTCCACAGCCTGTTCCGTTTTTGCTGGTCAATAAACGAGGGGAGCGGTTCCAAAACGAAGCGAGCAGCAACTTTATTGCATTCAATTCGGTTGGGCATCAGCCCGATATGACAGCATTTCAGGTGTTCGACTCGCGCTGGGCGGATGTATGCAACGAGTTAAAGGTGATGACATGGGAAAATACGTTCCTTCCCGATGCTGAAAAGAAAGCCGCTATCGAAGAGGCTTCGCTAAAAGCGGATACGCTTGAAGAGCTTGCAGCGTTGATGGGAATCGATCCCGCAGCGTTTGCCGAGACGGTTGCTCGACGCAATGCGCTTGCCGATTCGGGCCACGACGACGATTTCGGGCTGCCACTCGATCGACTTGTCGCGACAAAAATTACGGATCCGCCGTTTTTTGCTAATCAAAACGTTCTCATTGGCTATGGCGTTTGCCTCGGTGGCGTTTGGGTAAACAAGAACATGCAGGTGCTCAAGAAAGACGGATCGCCGATTGACGGGCTGTACGCTGCGGGCAATACGGTTGGAAGGCGATTTGGAACGAGCTACTTTCAGGAGCTATGCGGCCTGAGCAACGGAATGGCCGATGCTCATGGGTACGTAGCAGGCCGTTCGGCGGCAACGCGAGCGTAA